In Fructilactobacillus cliffordii, a single genomic region encodes these proteins:
- the secE gene encoding preprotein translocase subunit SecE, with amino-acid sequence MKRFWNFLKSVVGELKLITWPNARQTRIDTTTVIGTTLFFTVFLGLIDWALEALLLNAG; translated from the coding sequence ATGAAACGATTTTGGAACTTTTTAAAGAGCGTGGTTGGTGAACTCAAACTGATTACGTGGCCGAATGCTCGACAAACCCGGATTGATACGACAACGGTAATTGGAACGACCCTGTTCTTTACTGTTTTCTTAGGTCTAATCGACTGGGCACTAGAAGCGTTGTTATTAAACGCAGGCTAG
- the rpmG gene encoding 50S ribosomal protein L33 produces MVQTKMALACSVCGARNYHVSVSKQSHRLALHKYCKHCGKSTLHRVTR; encoded by the coding sequence ATGGTCCAAACCAAAATGGCGTTAGCGTGCTCTGTGTGTGGTGCACGGAATTATCATGTTTCCGTTTCAAAGCAGTCCCACCGCTTAGCCCTTCATAAATACTGCAAGCACTGTGGGAAAAGCACTTTGCATCGTGTAACACGCTAG